The Nitrosomonas communis genome has a segment encoding these proteins:
- a CDS encoding MotA/TolQ/ExbB proton channel family protein — protein sequence MFSIIQAAGWPIWPIIFASIVAIAIIVERLWSLRLSKVAPRDLLPSILEEYNRTGTNAEMLSRLENNSPLGRIFVVGLRNVGNSREVMKESIEEAGRSVAHELDRYLTTLGTIASLSPLMGLFGTLIGMIEIFGSNASTGSNPAQLAHGISVALYNAAFGILVAIPSMIFYRHFRAKVDTLVMEMELQALKLVEVIHGERQI from the coding sequence GTGTTTTCAATTATTCAAGCTGCCGGTTGGCCGATATGGCCAATCATCTTTGCTTCCATTGTCGCAATTGCCATTATCGTCGAGCGTTTATGGAGTCTTCGTCTGAGTAAGGTCGCTCCCAGGGATTTACTGCCAAGCATATTAGAGGAATACAATAGAACAGGAACAAACGCAGAGATGTTGTCGCGCTTAGAGAACAACTCACCCTTGGGGCGCATTTTTGTAGTAGGGCTCAGAAATGTTGGTAATTCACGTGAAGTTATGAAAGAGTCCATTGAAGAAGCAGGGCGTAGCGTGGCACATGAGCTTGATCGCTATCTGACTACCTTGGGAACTATTGCTTCCTTGAGTCCGTTAATGGGATTATTCGGCACATTAATTGGTATGATCGAAATTTTTGGTTCCAATGCGTCTACAGGAAGTAATCCGGCACAACTCGCCCATGGTATATCGGTAGCATTGTATAATGCTGCCTTTGGCATACTTGTAGCGATACCCAGCATGATTTTTTATCGGCATTTTCGTGCCAAAGTAGATACTCTTGTCATGGAAATGGAATTGCAGGCTTTAAAGCTGGTTGAAGTTATCCATGGGGAACGTCAAATTTAA
- a CDS encoding MlaA family lipoprotein, protein MRQNHLVIILLSFLVMVCTGCTSTPKNENEMDMADPHESFNRKSYWFTDVIDRNILEPVADVYIEHVPVAVQRPIGNFYRNLAYPNVALNAFLQGKIRQGFEDSLRFAINSTIGIFGLADMAGHMGFKEHDEDFGQTLGVWGLNSGSYIFVPVYGPSSQRDIADLPVSLFTDALFYASYAISGPIMIPLVFLRVVDKRARLSGPMKIRDQSALDPYLFVREAYTQQREFLIHDGNPPTDRYNHLYIDIEEVDDDENDEKSDDENDKKRNKVTE, encoded by the coding sequence ATGAGACAAAATCATTTAGTTATTATCTTGTTGTCTTTTCTGGTGATGGTCTGTACAGGTTGTACATCTACACCAAAAAATGAAAATGAGATGGATATGGCCGATCCTCATGAATCCTTTAATCGTAAATCTTATTGGTTTACGGACGTGATTGATCGGAATATTTTGGAGCCAGTGGCAGATGTTTATATAGAGCATGTGCCTGTTGCTGTACAGCGTCCTATTGGGAATTTTTATCGCAACCTCGCTTATCCGAATGTTGCCTTGAATGCTTTCCTGCAGGGGAAAATACGTCAGGGATTTGAGGACAGTCTGCGTTTCGCGATTAATTCAACCATTGGTATATTCGGGCTCGCTGATATGGCGGGTCATATGGGTTTCAAGGAGCATGATGAGGATTTTGGGCAGACATTGGGCGTATGGGGGTTAAATAGTGGTTCTTATATATTTGTTCCCGTATATGGACCAAGCAGTCAGCGAGATATAGCGGATTTGCCTGTCAGTTTATTTACTGATGCTTTGTTTTATGCGAGTTATGCCATCAGTGGACCCATAATGATTCCCCTTGTATTTCTAAGAGTGGTAGATAAGCGCGCAAGACTTTCAGGACCAATGAAAATTCGTGATCAATCGGCTTTGGATCCGTACTTGTTTGTACGCGAAGCCTATACACAGCAACGGGAATTCCTGATCCATGATGGTAACCCTCCCACCGATCGTTACAATCATCTTTATATCGATATAGAAGAAGTGGATGATGATGAGAATGATGAAAAGAGTGATGATGAGAATGATAAAAAGAGGAATAAAGTTACTGAATAA
- the hpnA gene encoding hopanoid-associated sugar epimerase — protein MSNYGCSLVTGGGGFIGTHLVSQLLEQGETVKVLELEDVSLPNDVQVIRGSVTDADTVRRALKGVQRLYHLAGNPDLWAQDKRVFKQVNYEGTRTVLSEAAQADLDVVVYTSTESILTGKKQGDRPIDSSIQRELHEMPGPYCRSKFLAEQIAFDATRKGLPVVIVSPTLPIGPGDRRITPPTRMILNFLNCKMPAYLDCKFNMVDVRDVAKGHILAAQYGRPGERYILGNENLTLGELLLMIEDITGLAMPKFRIPHWVALIVGALSELSADYITRKPPKAPLTGVRLAARSMFFESNKAVKELGFQQSSIRQALIDQIEWLVKEGYVTSTLTLHKNM, from the coding sequence TTGTCAAATTATGGTTGTTCTCTTGTTACTGGGGGAGGGGGGTTTATTGGGACACATCTAGTAAGTCAGCTTCTGGAACAAGGTGAGACAGTAAAAGTATTGGAGCTTGAAGATGTCTCCCTACCGAATGACGTACAAGTAATACGAGGTTCTGTAACTGATGCTGATACGGTGCGACGTGCTTTAAAAGGTGTGCAACGTCTTTATCATCTGGCGGGAAACCCGGATTTATGGGCGCAAGACAAGCGCGTGTTCAAGCAAGTGAATTACGAGGGGACACGTACTGTGTTATCAGAGGCAGCGCAAGCGGATCTTGATGTTGTGGTATATACTTCTACTGAGTCAATATTGACTGGCAAGAAACAAGGAGATCGCCCTATTGATTCATCAATCCAGCGAGAGCTGCATGAAATGCCTGGACCTTATTGTCGTTCAAAATTTCTTGCGGAACAAATAGCTTTTGACGCTACAAGAAAGGGATTGCCAGTAGTGATTGTTTCTCCGACATTACCCATAGGGCCTGGCGATCGCAGGATTACACCTCCCACGCGTATGATTCTGAATTTTTTAAATTGTAAAATGCCTGCTTATCTTGATTGTAAGTTTAATATGGTTGATGTGCGGGATGTAGCGAAAGGGCATATTCTGGCAGCTCAGTATGGCCGTCCAGGAGAGCGTTATATTCTGGGCAATGAGAATCTGACTTTGGGGGAGTTACTGCTAATGATTGAAGATATTACTGGATTGGCTATGCCAAAATTTCGCATTCCTCATTGGGTCGCTCTCATTGTGGGAGCGCTATCTGAATTGTCAGCGGATTATATTACGCGTAAACCTCCCAAGGCTCCATTGACGGGGGTCAGACTTGCAGCTCGTTCCATGTTTTTCGAAAGTAATAAAGCCGTGAAAGAATTGGGTTTCCAGCAAAGCTCAATACGACAGGCCCTGATTGACCAGATTGAATGGCTGGTTAAAGAAGGGTACGTGACGAGTACTTTAACACTACATAAGAATATGTGA